Below is a genomic region from Syntrophales bacterium.
CCTTTGTCCAAGGCCATAGTAATCTGGCATAATTAGAATCTCATCCACACCAGTGGAATCTATGCCCAAAATTATCCTTCTTAGTTGATTGGTCTTCTCAACATTATCCATGATGCTGGCACACGCCACCAGCCGTCTTATGTCCTTTCCCGAGGCGGGATTGGCTATAATCCCTACTTTGCTCACTTAATCAACCTTCTCAAATTACTTATAATGGTATGCCTGCGGATAAAACCTTAACCTTCAGGGTGCCGACTATGTCTAAGAATTGTAGCCACCCCCGTCAAAGAAGCGCTCTGTAAGCAGGAAAAGTTCTCCTTTTTCCATTGTCTGGATGGTCTTATTCATAACTAATAGATAATTCCAGGTGACGAAGCTTTCGAGAGCTCCTTCACCCTTGAAGGATTCAATCAACTCCTATATTAATAGCCCCACCATGGTGATGTCCAGCTTCATTTGTACCGGGATGGCTTTCTGTAATAGGTCATCACAGTAGCTAAGAAGCCTGGAAGTTATATGTCCCAAGGCTAATGCCAAAGATGTTCCCCTTCTCCAGACAGGAAGGCACAACCCTGATGGTAGCGTTATTTAAATGGTAGCTTTCACCATACCACCATCAACATTGATCGCCTGTCCGGTGATAAACTTCGCCTTCTCCGAGGCTAGAAAAGTCACCATATAGGCTATATCCTCTGGTAGTCCATGATGTCCCAGAGGGATGTTCTGCTCGGCAAACCAGGTTATGGCTTCCTGTCCTGACTTCCCCAACAACCCACCCAATTGATCGCCTAATTGGCCAGGACCTTCCCAGAGGGGTGTGCGAATTGGTCCGGGACAGACGGTGTTCACCAGGATGTTATCCTTAGCCAGGTAGTTAGACAGGTCTTTAGTGAACATAATTACCGCTGCCTTGATGGAGTCGTAATCCACCAGGCCACCTGGCTGCTTCCCAAATATTGAGGAGATGTTGATGATCCGACCCCAGCCCTGTTTTCTCATGTGGGGGATAACCTCCCTACAAGCACGAATGACGCCAAACAGCATAAGGTCCATGTTGTACTTGAACTCGTCATCGGGGAAGGTCAGCATATCACTCAGTCGACCCACACCTGCATTGTTCACCAGGATATCAACCCGGCCGAATCTCTC
It encodes:
- a CDS encoding SDR family oxidoreductase, whose translation is MDLGLKGKLALVTGGSRGIGRACVLALAQEGCNVSICARGKESLDEVAEEIRALGVEVLAVQADISTMEDIKKMVAATLERFGRVDILVNNAGVGRLSDMLTFPDDEFKYNMDLMLFGVIRACREVIPHMRKQGWGRIINISSIFGKQPGGLVDYDSIKAAVIMFTKDLSNYLAKDNILVNTVCPGPIRTPLWEGPGQLGDQLGGLLGKSGQEAITWFAEQNIPLGHHGLPEDIAYMVTFLASEKAKFITGQAINVDGGMVKATI